From Caretta caretta isolate rCarCar2 chromosome 3, rCarCar1.hap1, whole genome shotgun sequence, a single genomic window includes:
- the OPRM1 gene encoding mu-type opioid receptor isoform X3: MDSAFPANSSTCGPFAPPSAACPPLPPGVWGNLSGRPEEPGWNQSDACSGANSSHGAGGGGPCPASGVSPSMITAITIMALYSVVCVVGLFGNFLVMYVIIRYTKMKTATNIYIFNLALADALATSTLPFQSVNYLMGTWPFGTILCKIVISIDYYNMFTSIFTLCTMSVDRYIAVCHPVKALDFRTPRNAKIVNVCNWILSSTIGLPVMFMATTKYRHDENFKRCFREFCIPTSSTIEQQNSTRIRQNTRDHASTANTVDRTNHQLELLEAEATPLP; the protein is encoded by the exons ATGGACAGCGCCTTCCCCGCCAACTCCAGCACCTGCGGCCCCTTCGCGCCCCCCTCCGCCGCCTGCCCGCCCCTGCCGCCGGGCGTCTGGGGCAACCTGTCCGGGCGCCCGGAGGAGCCCGGCTGGAACCAGTCCGACGCCTGCAGCGGCGCCAACAGCAGCCACGGGGCAGGCGGCGGCGGCCCGTGCCCGGCGAGCGGGGTCAGCCCCTCCATGATCACCGCCATCACCATCATGGCTCTCTACTCCGTCGTGTGCGTGGTGGGGCTCTTCGGAAACTTCTTGGTCATGTATGTCATCATCAG GTACACCAAAATGAAGACTGCcaccaatatatatattttcaaccTTGCCCTGGCAGATGCCCTAGCAACAAGTACTCTGCCATTCCAGAGTGTGAATTACTTGATGGGAACATGGCCATTTGGTACAATCCTTTGTAAGATCGTTATATCCATAGACTACTACAATATGTTCACAAGTATCTTTACACTCTGCACCATGAGTGTGGATCGCTACATAGCTGTTTGCCACCCAGTCAAGGCTCTTGATTTTCGCACTCCCAGAAATGCCAAAATTGTCAATGTCTGCAACTGGATTCTTTCTTCAACCATAGGTCTGCCAGTTATGTTCATGGCAACCACAAAATACAGGCATG ATGAAAACTTCAAAAGATGTTTCAGAGAATTCTGCATTCCCACTTCCTCCACTATCGAGCAACAAAACTCCACCCGCATCCGACAAAACACTCGTGATCATGCCTCCACTGCCAATACTGTGGATAGGACTAACCATCAG TTGGAActtctggaagctgaagccacaCCGCTGCCATGA
- the OPRM1 gene encoding mu-type opioid receptor isoform X2, which produces MKTATNIYIFNLALADALATSTLPFQSVNYLMGTWPFGTILCKIVISIDYYNMFTSIFTLCTMSVDRYIAVCHPVKALDFRTPRNAKIVNVCNWILSSTIGLPVMFMATTKYRHGSIDCTLTFSHPAWYWENLLKICVFIFAFIMPVLIITVCYGLMILRLKSVRMLSGSKEKDRNLRRITRMVLVVVAVFIVCWTPIHIYVIIKALINIPETTFQTVSWHFCIALGYTNSCLNPVLYAFLDENFKRCFREFCIPTSSTIEQQNSTRIRQNTRDHASTANTVDRTNHQLELLEAEATPLP; this is translated from the exons ATGAAGACTGCcaccaatatatatattttcaaccTTGCCCTGGCAGATGCCCTAGCAACAAGTACTCTGCCATTCCAGAGTGTGAATTACTTGATGGGAACATGGCCATTTGGTACAATCCTTTGTAAGATCGTTATATCCATAGACTACTACAATATGTTCACAAGTATCTTTACACTCTGCACCATGAGTGTGGATCGCTACATAGCTGTTTGCCACCCAGTCAAGGCTCTTGATTTTCGCACTCCCAGAAATGCCAAAATTGTCAATGTCTGCAACTGGATTCTTTCTTCAACCATAGGTCTGCCAGTTATGTTCATGGCAACCACAAAATACAGGCATG gTTCCATTGACTGCACTCTTACGTTCTCTCACCCAGCTTGGTACTGGGAGAACCTACTGAAAATCTGTGTATTCATCTTTGCCTTCATCATGCCAGTCCTGATCATTACCGTGTGCTATGGCTTGATGATTTTACGCCTGAAGAGTGTCCGCATGCTGTCTGGCTCCAAAGAGAAGGATAGAAACCTGAGGAGAATCACGAGAATGGTCCTTGTAGTGGTGGCGGTGTTCATTGTCTGCTGGACTCCCATCCACATTTATGTCATCATTAAAGCCTTGATCAATATTCCAGAAACTACGTTCCAAACAGTCTCCTGGCACTTCTGTATCGCGTTAGGATACACAAATAGCTGCCTTAATCCAGTCCTTTATGCATTTCTAGATGAAAACTTCAAAAGATGTTTCAGAGAATTCTGCATTCCCACTTCCTCCACTATCGAGCAACAAAACTCCACCCGCATCCGACAAAACACTCGTGATCATGCCTCCACTGCCAATACTGTGGATAGGACTAACCATCAG TTGGAActtctggaagctgaagccacaCCGCTGCCATGA
- the OPRM1 gene encoding mu-type opioid receptor isoform X1, whose translation MDSAFPANSSTCGPFAPPSAACPPLPPGVWGNLSGRPEEPGWNQSDACSGANSSHGAGGGGPCPASGVSPSMITAITIMALYSVVCVVGLFGNFLVMYVIIRYTKMKTATNIYIFNLALADALATSTLPFQSVNYLMGTWPFGTILCKIVISIDYYNMFTSIFTLCTMSVDRYIAVCHPVKALDFRTPRNAKIVNVCNWILSSTIGLPVMFMATTKYRHGSIDCTLTFSHPAWYWENLLKICVFIFAFIMPVLIITVCYGLMILRLKSVRMLSGSKEKDRNLRRITRMVLVVVAVFIVCWTPIHIYVIIKALINIPETTFQTVSWHFCIALGYTNSCLNPVLYAFLDENFKRCFREFCIPTSSTIEQQNSTRIRQNTRDHASTANTVDRTNHQLELLEAEATPLP comes from the exons ATGGACAGCGCCTTCCCCGCCAACTCCAGCACCTGCGGCCCCTTCGCGCCCCCCTCCGCCGCCTGCCCGCCCCTGCCGCCGGGCGTCTGGGGCAACCTGTCCGGGCGCCCGGAGGAGCCCGGCTGGAACCAGTCCGACGCCTGCAGCGGCGCCAACAGCAGCCACGGGGCAGGCGGCGGCGGCCCGTGCCCGGCGAGCGGGGTCAGCCCCTCCATGATCACCGCCATCACCATCATGGCTCTCTACTCCGTCGTGTGCGTGGTGGGGCTCTTCGGAAACTTCTTGGTCATGTATGTCATCATCAG GTACACCAAAATGAAGACTGCcaccaatatatatattttcaaccTTGCCCTGGCAGATGCCCTAGCAACAAGTACTCTGCCATTCCAGAGTGTGAATTACTTGATGGGAACATGGCCATTTGGTACAATCCTTTGTAAGATCGTTATATCCATAGACTACTACAATATGTTCACAAGTATCTTTACACTCTGCACCATGAGTGTGGATCGCTACATAGCTGTTTGCCACCCAGTCAAGGCTCTTGATTTTCGCACTCCCAGAAATGCCAAAATTGTCAATGTCTGCAACTGGATTCTTTCTTCAACCATAGGTCTGCCAGTTATGTTCATGGCAACCACAAAATACAGGCATG gTTCCATTGACTGCACTCTTACGTTCTCTCACCCAGCTTGGTACTGGGAGAACCTACTGAAAATCTGTGTATTCATCTTTGCCTTCATCATGCCAGTCCTGATCATTACCGTGTGCTATGGCTTGATGATTTTACGCCTGAAGAGTGTCCGCATGCTGTCTGGCTCCAAAGAGAAGGATAGAAACCTGAGGAGAATCACGAGAATGGTCCTTGTAGTGGTGGCGGTGTTCATTGTCTGCTGGACTCCCATCCACATTTATGTCATCATTAAAGCCTTGATCAATATTCCAGAAACTACGTTCCAAACAGTCTCCTGGCACTTCTGTATCGCGTTAGGATACACAAATAGCTGCCTTAATCCAGTCCTTTATGCATTTCTAGATGAAAACTTCAAAAGATGTTTCAGAGAATTCTGCATTCCCACTTCCTCCACTATCGAGCAACAAAACTCCACCCGCATCCGACAAAACACTCGTGATCATGCCTCCACTGCCAATACTGTGGATAGGACTAACCATCAG TTGGAActtctggaagctgaagccacaCCGCTGCCATGA